In the Pochonia chlamydosporia 170 chromosome Unknown PCv3seq00026, whole genome shotgun sequence genome, one interval contains:
- a CDS encoding DNase1 protein (similar to Metarhizium acridum CQMa 102 XP_007812317.1): protein MHFATSALAFVASGAAASAASVTFWTLDHATRTVYFTPSFGSSKLDSVVVSNAEKKVVHFPDNWTGNFYAVQEGQNNVPGMLGEVNFNAWNGLTYFDVSAIVNPSDHNNVKQMWPASAESPMSGCEVFPCNNAYYLPNDVQTKATKETHIITSLGSGSTGLKFAEAH, encoded by the coding sequence ATGCATTTCGCTACTTCGGCTCTAGCCTTCGTTGcctctggtgctgctgccagCGCCGCCAGCGTCACCTTCTGGACTCTCGACCATGCCACCCGCACTGTCTACTTCACCCCCAGCTTTGGTTCCTCTAAGCTCGACTCCGTCGTCGTCAGCAACGCGGAGAAGAAGGTTGTCCATTTCCCCGACAACTGGACGGGCAATTTCTACGCCGTGCAAGAGGGCCAAAACAACGTTCCTGGTATGCTTGGCGaagtcaacttcaacgctTGGAACGGCCTGACCTACTTCGATGTCTCCGCTATCGTTAACCCCAGCGACCACAACAACGTCAAGCAGATGTGGCCTGCCAGTGCCGAGTCCCCAATGTCTGGCTGCGAGGTCTTCCCTTGCAACAACGCCTACTACCTTCCCAATGACGTCCAGACCAAGGCCACTAAGGAGAcccacatcatcaccagtctTGGCTCTGGTTCCACCGGCCTGAAATTCGCTGAGGCGCATTAA